One Sphingomonas kaistensis genomic window, GGGGATCGCGGTCGGCGTCGGCTCGGCCGCGATCGTTGCCGCCTTGCTTTATGCTCGCACGGGCAAAGCCAAGAAGAAGTAATCGGGCGTCGGGGCGGCGCTCAGCTCCGCCCCAGCCATTCCTCCAGCCGCATCAGTTGGTCGTAGTCGCCATAGCGGGCGAACCGCGGCTGGAGCTTGGCGGTAAAGGGCGAATCCCCGGTCAGCCACCGCGCCGCTGCTTCGCTGAAGTGATGCCGCGCTTCGGCGAGGATATTCTCGGCCGGACCGATCGCCTCGACAAAGCCGCGCCGATCCTTGCGATCCTGTTTGGCCAGCGACCAATATTCGAGCAGTGCTGGTGCCGCCGCGATATCCTTGAAGCCGCCTGCCGCTGCGATCATCCCGAGCAGCCCGAGCTGTAGCGCAAAGCCTGCTTCGACCTGATTCTTGGCCGGCGGCTTGCCGGTCTTGAAGTCGAGGATGGCCAGATCCCCGTGGGCCAGCCGATCGATCCGGTCCGCGCGTCCGATCAGGCGCACGTCCGCGATGTCGGCTTCGCCTTTCGCTTCCGCCGCGAACGGCCGGCGACCCTCGGCCTGATTGGCTTCCTCGGCCTCGGCCAGCGTGGCGATCGCTTCGAGCAGGCGCGGTCCCCACAAGGCGCGCATCAGCGGGTGGATGTCGTCGCCCGCCAGCAGCGCGCGGGCTCGCGGTACCAGGCGATGCGTCGCGCATTGATCCTCCTCGAACCATCGCTCGAACAATTCGTGGACGATGGTCCCACGCCAAGCGGCATCCTGCTCGGCACCAAGATCATCGAGCGGGTGCAGGCCGAGCATCGCCTTGGCGTAAAAGGAGAAGGGATCGGCCTTGAGACGATCGAGGTCGGTGACGCGAATGCGGCGCGGCCGTTCGCTCGCCGGCGGCGCGGGCGCCGGGCGGAGCGCGGGCTGCTCGCGTTCGGGCTCGTCAAGCGCGATCGCCAGCGCTTCCAGCGTCTCGTCCCGCGGCAGCCCGCCGGTCAGCGCTTCGAGCCGCAGCAGCAGGCGCGAGGTCACGGTCGGCGAGCGGCCATCGCGCCGCGCGCGGGTCAGCAGCACTTCCTCGGCGCACAGCAGCCCGGCGAAGTCATGCGCGGAAAGGCCGATGCGAAGCTCCGGGCCGGGCAGCCCGAGCTGGCGGCGGACACTGACGGCAAGCCATGGATCGGGACTGGGCGGCGCGGGCCAGACACCTTCGTTCAGCCCGGCGAGGATCATCAGGTCGGTCTTGACCAGCCGCGCCTCGATCAGGCCGAGGATGCGAACGCGCGGATGCTGCCCATAAGGCGGACGGATCGCGATCCCGTCGAGCAATGAGCGGAGCAAGGGCACGGCGTCTTCGGCCGTGACGATCAGCGCGGCGGTCGCCGGCGAGGCTTCGAGCGCGGCTAGGAGGTCCGCCGCAGCCCGCCCGGCCGAGCCGCTCCACGCCGCATCCCCGGCCAGCCTCTGCACGATGTCACGCAAGGCGGCGGCAAGGCCTGCAAGGCTGGTGCCGGGCTGAAGCATGGGCTCGACCGCGGCGATGAACGGCTTCAGCCGCTCCCATCGCGCTTGAAGATGAGCGTTGCGCCTGGCGTCATCGGCAAGTTTCTGGTCGATCAGCCGCTGAAGCCCGTGAACACCGGGCAGCGGCCGCGGCCCGCGCAGTGCGAGATCCAGCGCGCGGACATCGTCGAGCCACGCCCGCCTGCCCTCGCCCGCCTGCACCAACGGATGGCCGAGCAGCGCTAGCAGCGGCACGGGCGCGAGACGGTCGGCGGCGGCCGCCGCCAGCGCGAGCAACAGGCTTCCCGTCGGCAGCAGCGACAAGGGCGTGCCGGCGCTGTCGTCCGCTTCGATGCCCCATCGGCGGAGATGGGCGCCGACGCGCCGCGCAAGCTGGCGATCGGGCGTCACCAGTGCGGCCGTGCGGCCTTCGGTTTCCAGCGCTTCTCGAAGCGCTAGCGCAATCGCCTGGGCCTCGGCGGCGGGGTCCGGCAGTACGGCAAGCCGCACGCTGCCCAGCGATTTCTCCTCGGCGGGAAGGCGGCTCCATCCCTGGCTGAACGAGGCCGCGGTCAGCGCGTGTGCGGCGGCCCGGCTGCGCTGCGGACCATCGGGGGCGGCGCTCGCGGACGGCCAGGGCCGAACCGAAGCGCGATCCACCCGCATTCGGCCAAGCAGCAGCTTCAGGTGATATTGCGGGTGGGTCGGCTCGGGCCGCCCCTCCTCCTCGCCCTCGCCGCCGAGCGCCTGCCATTGTTCTTCGCTGAGCAACGCGTCGTCGGCGAGCGCGGGAAGGACGACACTGCCTTTAGGCATGAACGCGACCACCCGCAGCAGCTCGGCCACCGCCGGGGCCGCGGTGGTGATGCCCGCGGCGATCGTGAAACCAGCGGGGGGCGCGGCCTGCCAGCGCCGCGCCGTCGCCCTCAGCAAGAGGTTGCGGCGCTCGACGAGGTCGATCCGCCCCATCGCCGCCTGGCGTTCGGGCCACCGCTTCAGCAGCACCGACAATGTTTCGAGGGCGCGCTCCTGATGGATTGCCAGTTCGGCCTGCTCGCCCAGCCGGCCGAGCAAGGCGGCCGGCACGATGCCCTCGATCAGCAACTGGTCGAGCGTTCCGGCAAGATCGCCGGCGAGCCGCCATGCTTCGGCGGTGCCGAGCCCGCGCGCCTGTTGCAGCAGGCCGGCGAGTTCGGCCTGCCGGGTCAGCGGATCGACGGCCGGAGGAATGGCCTCGCCTTCCAGCGCCTCGAACGCGCCGCCGATCCGCTCGTCGAGTGCGGGATCGCCGATCGGGATGAGACGCGGGAGCAGCAGTCCCTTCCCGCTGGCTCGCACAAAGGCTTCGGTGACCGTCCGCACCGCACGGGCGTTGGGAAGCAGGATGCGCCCACGGGCAAGCGCCAGCGGATCGTCCCGGTGGCGGCGGATCAGTTCCAGCGCGAGGGCGTCGGCAAAGCTCGCTTCAGCCGGGATCGACCACAGGCTGGGGCCCGCACGCGGGTCAGCCTCGGGCAAGCGCTTCCTCGGTCGCGGGGATGGCTGCCGGGGTGCCGACGTCGAACCACAAGCCTTGATGGACGACGCCGAAGCAACGCCCTTCCTCGATCGCGCGGTCCCACAGGATGTTGGTCGAGAAGGGTCCTTCGGGCGCTCCGTCGAGCAGGCGCTTCGCCACCATCTGGATCCCGGTATAGACGAATGGCGCGACCCGCCCGGCGGCTCTGCGGCGCAGGCGTCCGGCGGCGTCCATGTGGAAGTCGCCGCTTCCGCCATGATTGCCGGCCCGCGCCTGTGGCACGAGGAGCAGCAGCGCATCCATCCGCTCGCTGTTCCAGTGGCTGGCAAGCAGCTTGAGCGTATCGGTCGGACCGTCGACCCAGAAATTGTCGCTGTTTACCGCGAGAAAGGGATCGCAATCGATCAGCGGCCGCGCGCGCACCATTCCGCCGCCCGTTTCGAGCAGCAGGTCGCGCTCGTCACTGATCGCGACTTCAAGGTCTTTGCAGCGTGCTTTGAGGTGCGCTTCGAGATTGTCGGCGAGATAGTGGACGTTGACCACCACCCGCCCGACCCCGGCGGCCCGAAGCCGGTCGAGCACATGGTCGAGCAAAGGCTTGCCGGCGACTTCCACCAGCGGCTTAGGCCGTGTCGCGGTCAGCGGCCGCATCCTTTTGCCCAGCCCCGCTGCCATCACCATCGCACAACGCGGTACCTCGGCGCTGATCTCGGGCCGGATGCGAAGCGTGCGATGGGTGATGCTCATTGCGCGTCCTTCCAGGCGTCGGCGCGGGCGGAGGCCGGCACATTGTCGTCGAACCAGCGCTTCACCGGCGCGAGGTGCGGCGCTCCAAGGTCGCGCTCGAGCAAGCCCCACATGCGCGGCTGGAAACGCCGGTAGCCGGGCTTTCCATCGCGCTTCCACAAGCGGCAGAAGACGCCGAGGATGCGGGTGTTGCGTTGTGCGGCCAGCGCCCAATAGGCGCGGCGAAAGGCTTCGTCGTCGCCCCGCGCGGCGACATACCGGTCCAGCATCGCCTGTTCGATCGCCGGGGTCACGTCGCGGCGTGCGTCTTCGAGGATGGAGGCGAGGTCATAGGCCGGGTGCCCCGCCAGCGCGTCCTGGAAGTCGAGCAGGCCGAGGTGGGCGTGACCCTCGCGCCCGCTGACCAGCATGATGTTCTCGGCATGAAAGTCGCGCAGCACGGTGACCGGGCCGAGCCCGTCGGCGGCAACCGGTGCCAGCACCTCTTCCCACGCTTGTCGATAGGAAGCGCGGTCGACCTCGATGCCGACGGCGGGCGCATACCAGTCGGGGAACAGCTCCAGTTCGGTCAGCCATTCGGCGAGACCATGGGGCGGCAGGCCGGGCATCGGCGGGCTGCGGTGGAGGTCGGCCAGCAGGTCGGTGGCAAGGCCATAGAGCGTTTCCTCGCGCTCTGGTGCGTCGTCCAACGTTTCGCGCAGACGCACGTCACCGAAGTCGGCGAGCAGTAGCAGGCCCTCGTCGAGATCACGGGCCAGGATATCCGGCGCGCTGAACCCGCGGCCGACCAGCCATTCGGCGACCGCGATAAACGGCCGCGGATCCTCGTGCGGCGGCGGGGCGTCCATCAGCACCGCCGCGCCATGGTCGGGATGATTGACCCGGAAATAGCGGCGAAAGCTGGCGTCGCCGGCTAGCGGCTCGACCCGCGCGCCTTGCCATCCGGCCTCGGCCAGGAATCGGTCGCAGGACGCGGGCGGAATCATGTGGGGTGGTGCGGCGGTGGCCATCGCCCTTCCCATGACTTCGGCACCTCCCAAGTCAAGGCGCGTCGGCCATCGGGACGCGGTTGCAGGCTGAGCCGAAGCGCCTGTGGCCACGCTGCCTCACCCGCCCGCTCGGGCCATTCGACCAGCAAGGCGCCGTCGAGCAACTGGTCCTCAAGTCCCAATTCCTCGAGTTCCGACGGGTCTTCGAGCCGGTAAAGGTCGGCGTGGCTGACCGGCGGGCTGGTCAAGTCATAAGGCTGGACGATGGCAAAGGTCGGCGACGGCACCTCGCCTTGGTGTCCCAGCGCCGCCAGCACCCCGCGCACCAGCGTCGTCTTGCCGGCGCCGAGCGGTCCTGCCAGCGTCACCACGTCGCCCGGTCGAAGCACGGCCGCGAGCGCCGCGCCCGCCCCCGCCATCGCCGGCTCGTCCAGCACCCACATCTCAGCGGGGACCGGTGCGCGGCAGGGTAATCAGGACGCTGGTTCCCTTGCCAACGACACTGCTCAGCTGAACCGTGCCGCTGTGCGCTTCGATGAACTGGCGGGTGAGCGGAAGGCCAAGGCCGAGCGCCGCTTCGCCGCGCCGCTCGCTGAAGCGGGTAAAGCGTTCGAACACGCGGGCCTGAAGCTCGTCGGCAATCCCGCGCCCGGTATCGGCGATCAGGATTTCGACCCGTTCGGCATCGCCGCGGGTGATCAAACGGACCTCGCCCTTGTCGGTATAGGCAACGGCGTTGCGCAGCACATGCTCGAGGCTTTCGCGAAGGCGGCGGTGGTCACCCGAGATGCTCCCCGTCCCCTCCCCGATCACCACCTTGAAACGCAACCCCTTGGCCTTGGCCGCCGGCTCCATCTGCACGGTGACGGTGCGGATCAGGCCGGCAAGATCGACCCGCTCACGCTCCAGCGCGACCTCGCCCTTGGCGCCTTGCGTCAGGTCGAGCACGTCATCGATCAGCCGCGACAGGCGCGAGACGCTTTCAAGAATGGCGGCGACATATTCCTTGGCCGCTTCAGACAACGCGCCCGCATAGCCTTCGCGCAGCATTTCGGCGAAGCCGCCGATCGACGTCAGCGGCGTGCGCAATTCGTAGCTCATGTTGGCGACGAAGTCGGTGCGGACGCGGTCGGCCTGCTCCAGCGCCGTCGCCCGTTCGCGCAAGGCCGCTTCGATCCGACTCGAATCGGTCACGTCGATCATGGTGAAAAGTGCATTGCCGTCGGGCAGCGGCACCGCCGCGAAGGCGAAATGGCGCCCGTCGGCAAGGTTCAGTCGTCCCTGCTCCGCCCGCCGTTCGCCGGTGGCGGCACGGACCAGTTCGCGCAACGTGGCGGCGGCGGTCGGATTGACCAGGCGACCGGCAAAAGCGGGCACCAGCTCATCGACCCGCGGGTGTTGGGCAAGCCAGCTTTCGTCCAGGCTCCAGAAATCACCGAACCGCCGGTTCCACAAGGTCAGCCGCCCGTCGGACGCGAACACCGCCACCCCTTCGAACAGATTGTCGAAGGTCGCGGTGCGGACCCTGAGCAAAGTATCGCGGGCGCTGGCCAACCGGACCTGCTCGGTCCGATCCTCGAAGATGATGCGCAGGCCGCCATCCGGAAGCGGCTGACCGACCACCCGCAGGTGATCGCCATTGGTGAGGATCCACTCTTCCTCATGCACCTCTTCGGCTGAGATGAACCAGCCGCGCCGCTCGGCCTTCCATTCGGGAAAGTCGCGCACTTCGGGCAAGCGATGGTTCTCGCGCATCCGTTCCAGCAGGCGGTCGAACTCGGGACGTTCGTCGAGCCATTCGGGCTCGATCTCGGACAGCACGGCGAAAGGCCGGTTGTAGAACGACAAAGTACGATCGGGATCGAACTGGATCGCACCGGCGGTCATCCGGTCCGACAGCTCGCGCTGGCTCAGCGCATGGCGTTCAAGCTCGGACCGGGCGTCCTCCAGTTCCTGGATGTCGAAGGCGTAGCCGGCCACGGTGCCGCCCGGCAACGGCACGTCGACCAGGCGAAGCATCCGCCGTTCGCCGCCGATGGTGGCAGGCCGCACCCGTTCGATCGGGCGACCGTCCTTGAGCGCCTGCTCGGCACCGGCCCGCGCCCCCGCTTCGCCGCCGCCCTCGACCAGTTCGATGCCGCGCTCGACGACCTCGTTGGCGTTCGCCGCCTCGACCGCGGTGACGAAGGCGTCGTTGACGAGCGCCAGACGACTTTCGCCGTCCCGCACCCACATCGGAAAAGGCGCCGCCTCGATAAGCTGGGTCAGCGCGCCCAAGGCTTGTTCGGTCCCGGCAAGACGAGCCGCCAATTCGCCCCGTTCGGCCGCCGCATTGCTGCTGTCGGAAATCCACAGCAGCGCCGTTCCCGCACCAAAGCTGTGCGGCGCCGCGCCGCCCCGGACGTCGACCAGCCGCGCCGATCCCTTGACCCGCAGCGCCAGATCGATCCGATCGCCCGCAAGGATCGCGGGCCGGAGCATCGCGGCGAGGCGCTCGACATCGTCCGCCTCGATCCCGCCCGGCCCCTCGCCCAGCGCTTTGAGCGACGGCAGGTGCAGTGCCACGCCGAAGTCGCGGGCAAGGGCTTCGTCAAGCTCGACGCTTCCATCGGCCTGAACCAGCACCGCCCGCGCCGGGCCGGCTTCCAGAAGCTCGCGCAAGAATCGGGCCGATCCCATCGCCTTACGGGCCGCGGCGATCTGTCGAAGCGCCGCGATGCTGAGCGCGATCCCGATCAGCAGGCATAGCCCGGCCACCGCCGCGGCGAGCACGCCCTGATGACTGACAGTCCCCAACCCACCCATGGCGAGGTTCATATCAGCGTCGCCGCGAAACAGAAGCGAAAGCGCGGATTCCGGCAGCGTCGGGCGTTTGAACCGCCGTACGTGTCGCCTTTGCCAGCCGCTCGACGGGGCGTGTGACAATCTTGCGACAGCTGCAAAAACTTTTAATCGGAGATGAACAGAAGATTGCCTTCGCGGGACCAAACGGCATGAAGGCTGCCGATCTTGCCCCCACGCGAAGGAATGTCTCATATGAACAACAAGATGCTGTTGAGCGCCACTGCGCTCCGCACGCTGGCAGCCGGAATCGCCTTTACGATGAGCGGCGTTGCCATGGCCCAGGCGACCCCGCCGGCCACCCCGGCGCCCGCCGCCGATGGCACCGTCTGCAATTCGGACAATCCCGCGTACAACTCGAACACCGGCGTTTGCGACAAGCCGGCCGACGTGGTCGATGCCAATGATCCGGGTCAGCTTTCGCGCCGCGGCGCCGACGGCAACACGGCCGACGCTGGTCAGGACGTCGTCATTACCGGCTCGCGTATTCGCGTTCCCAACCTCGAATCCGCGGAGCCGACCACGACCGTCGACTTCCGCCAGGTTCGTGAGCGCAACTTCACCAACGTCGCCGACGCGCTGAACGAACTGCCGAACATCCGCGGCTCGGTCACCCCGGCCGGCGCGCAGGGTTCGTTCGGCCAGGGCACGAACTACGTCAACACCTACGGCCTTGGTTCGAACCGCACCCTGACGCTGATCAACGGTCGCCGCTTCGTGACCTCCACCCCGGCGACCAACTTCGGCGGAGCGGCCCCCGGCACTCAGACCGACCTCAACATCGTTCCGGACATCCTGCTCGACCGCATCGACATCGTCAGCATCGGCGGCGCGCCGGTCTACGGTTCGGACGCGATTTCGGGCGTGGTCAACGTCATCTTGCGGACCAAGTATCGCGGGATCGAAGTCACCGGTAACACCGGAATCACCGAGGAAGGCGACAATTTCCGCTACAACGTGTCGGGCCTGTTCGGCGGCGATCTGCTCGACGGCCGGCTCAACCTGACCGCGGCCGTCAGCTACGACAACGTCACCGGTCTGGTCTACAATTCGCGCGATTACCTGCGCGAGAACATCGGCGGCCTGACCAATCCGAGCGCCACCACCGCCGCCGGCGCGTCGCGTCTTCCGGGCGTCGGCATCACGCAGGACGGCCGTCTCAATCCGAACATCGGCTTCAACAGCAGCCTTACCGACACCTTCCCGGGTACGGTTCTGGGCCGCAATGTCGGTATTCCGTACCTGACCAGCGGTGGTCTCATCACCAGCAGCAACATCGCCTGCACCGCGGCCAACCGCGCCACCAACCCGGCATCCTGTTTCGGCGTGGCCTCGCCGGCCGCGCTGTTCTTCGACAGTTCGGGCAACCTGCGGCCGTTCAATCAGGGCGTGTTGTTCGGCAGCGCCACGTCGGCCTCGCTGGTTGGCGGTGACGGCAGCGGCGTGTTCCAGTTCAACAACTTCAGCCAGATCACCAGCGATCTCGAGCGGAAGATCGGCTACGGCTTTGTGACCTTCAACGTCACCGACAATATCGAGCTGTTCGCCGAAGGCACGCTGTTCGAATCGCAGGCGAACGAACTGGTCCAGCAGCCGACCTTCAACTCGAGCCTGTTCTCGGGCGCCAGCGGCGAGCTGTTCTTCACTACCAACTCGCCGTTCCTGACCGCCGATGCGCGCAGCACGTTGATTAGCCGCGGCGTGACCAACTTCGGCATCTCGCGTGCGTCGACCGACATCGCCGACCTTACCGGATACAACCGCACCCGCATTCATCGCGGCGTGATCGGAACGCGCGGTGACTTCAGCCTGTTCGGCCGCGAGATGAACTTCGAGGCCTATTTCAACTACGGCAAGACGAAGACCAACGAATACAACCAGGACATCAACGCCCAGAACTTCGTGAACGCGGTCAACGTGACCACGAATGCTCAGGGCCAGATCGTCTGCACCACGGCGGCGACCCGTACCGGTGGCAACGGCTTTGCGGCCGGCGGCCTGACGCCGATCGCCGATCCGAACTGCGTCCCCTTCAACCCGCTCGGCTTCGGCCGCGCGTCGGACGCCGCGCGCGACTACATCATCGAGGACTTTGTCACTCGGACGATGCAGCGCCAGTGGGTCGGCAACATCAACGTCGGTGGTTCGCTGTTCGATCTGCCGGGCGGCGCGTTCCGCTTCAACGCGGGTTACGAGCATCGTGACGAAAAGGCCGTCTTCGACCCCAGCGAGTTCCAGCGCGCCGGTCGCGGCCGCTCGGTCGCGATCGTCGGCATCGACGGACAGTACAACCTCGACGAAGTGTTCGGCGAAGTCTTCGCACCGATTGTCGGCCCCCAGAACAACGTTCCGGGCATCTATGGTCTCCAGGCCTTTGGCCGCGTGCGCCGGGTCGACAACACCGTCAACGGCACCTTCACCGCGTTCGCGGCTGGCGGCAGCTATGCGCCGATCCAGGACATCGAAATCCGCGGCAATTACACCCGGTCGTTCCGTGCGCCGGCGATCACCGAATTGTTCCTTCCGATCGTCAACGCCTTCAGCACTGTTCCGGATCTCTGCCAGCCCTCGCAGATCAACGCGGGTGCCGCTCCGGCCACTCGCGCTGCGAACTGCGCGGCCTTCCTGACCCGCTACACCGGCCCGACCCCGGATCCGGCGTCGACGGCGACGGTGTCGATCCAGACCGGCGGTAATCCGGCGCTCGGCAACGAAACGGCCAATTCGTGGACCATCGGCGTTATCCTGCGTCCGAGCTTCATTCCGCGGTTCAGCGCGACGCTGGATTACATCAACATCGATCTGCTCAACCCAATTTCAAGCTTGACGGTGGCGCAGGTGGCTTCGGGCTGCTTCGACAACCCGAGCTTCGACACGTCCGACCCCTTCAACGGCAACGCCTTCTGCTCGCTGATCCGTCGCAACGCCAACGGCACCGTCGTCAACGACGGCACCCCTGCGGTCCGCGTCGGCTACGTCAACGGCCAGCGCATCCTGTATCGCGGCTGGCAGGGCACGGCGAACTACAGCGTTCCGCTGAGCGGCCTGAACATTCCGGGCAGCTTCTCGATCGGCTCGGACTTCCTGCTGACCAAGTATCGCCTCAACGACATCACCGGTGTCGCTCCGTCGCGCAGCGATGGCGTGATCGGCGATCCGGCGTTCGCCGGCCAGGTTCGCCTGCGCTATGCGAACAAGTTCTGGGGCGTGAACACCACCGTCAACTACGTGGGTGAGCAGCTGTTCAGCCGCCTCAACCGCGAAGTCGGCATCGCGGGTTCGGGTCCTGACGCCCGCGAAATCGACAAGCTGAAGGGATATGCGACGGTCAGCGGTGGTCT contains:
- the addB gene encoding double-strand break repair protein AddB; translation: MPEADPRAGPSLWSIPAEASFADALALELIRRHRDDPLALARGRILLPNARAVRTVTEAFVRASGKGLLLPRLIPIGDPALDERIGGAFEALEGEAIPPAVDPLTRQAELAGLLQQARGLGTAEAWRLAGDLAGTLDQLLIEGIVPAALLGRLGEQAELAIHQERALETLSVLLKRWPERQAAMGRIDLVERRNLLLRATARRWQAAPPAGFTIAAGITTAAPAVAELLRVVAFMPKGSVVLPALADDALLSEEQWQALGGEGEEEGRPEPTHPQYHLKLLLGRMRVDRASVRPWPSASAAPDGPQRSRAAAHALTAASFSQGWSRLPAEEKSLGSVRLAVLPDPAAEAQAIALALREALETEGRTAALVTPDRQLARRVGAHLRRWGIEADDSAGTPLSLLPTGSLLLALAAAAADRLAPVPLLALLGHPLVQAGEGRRAWLDDVRALDLALRGPRPLPGVHGLQRLIDQKLADDARRNAHLQARWERLKPFIAAVEPMLQPGTSLAGLAAALRDIVQRLAGDAAWSGSAGRAAADLLAALEASPATAALIVTAEDAVPLLRSLLDGIAIRPPYGQHPRVRILGLIEARLVKTDLMILAGLNEGVWPAPPSPDPWLAVSVRRQLGLPGPELRIGLSAHDFAGLLCAEEVLLTRARRDGRSPTVTSRLLLRLEALTGGLPRDETLEALAIALDEPEREQPALRPAPAPPASERPRRIRVTDLDRLKADPFSFYAKAMLGLHPLDDLGAEQDAAWRGTIVHELFERWFEEDQCATHRLVPRARALLAGDDIHPLMRALWGPRLLEAIATLAEAEEANQAEGRRPFAAEAKGEADIADVRLIGRADRIDRLAHGDLAILDFKTGKPPAKNQVEAGFALQLGLLGMIAAAGGFKDIAAAPALLEYWSLAKQDRKDRRGFVEAIGPAENILAEARHHFSEAAARWLTGDSPFTAKLQPRFARYGDYDQLMRLEEWLGRS
- a CDS encoding nucleotidyltransferase family protein — protein: MSITHRTLRIRPEISAEVPRCAMVMAAGLGKRMRPLTATRPKPLVEVAGKPLLDHVLDRLRAAGVGRVVVNVHYLADNLEAHLKARCKDLEVAISDERDLLLETGGGMVRARPLIDCDPFLAVNSDNFWVDGPTDTLKLLASHWNSERMDALLLLVPQARAGNHGGSGDFHMDAAGRLRRRAAGRVAPFVYTGIQMVAKRLLDGAPEGPFSTNILWDRAIEEGRCFGVVHQGLWFDVGTPAAIPATEEALARG
- a CDS encoding aminoglycoside phosphotransferase family protein, whose protein sequence is MIPPASCDRFLAEAGWQGARVEPLAGDASFRRYFRVNHPDHGAAVLMDAPPPHEDPRPFIAVAEWLVGRGFSAPDILARDLDEGLLLLADFGDVRLRETLDDAPEREETLYGLATDLLADLHRSPPMPGLPPHGLAEWLTELELFPDWYAPAVGIEVDRASYRQAWEEVLAPVAADGLGPVTVLRDFHAENIMLVSGREGHAHLGLLDFQDALAGHPAYDLASILEDARRDVTPAIEQAMLDRYVAARGDDEAFRRAYWALAAQRNTRILGVFCRLWKRDGKPGYRRFQPRMWGLLERDLGAPHLAPVKRWFDDNVPASARADAWKDAQ
- the tsaE gene encoding tRNA (adenosine(37)-N6)-threonylcarbamoyltransferase complex ATPase subunit type 1 TsaE is translated as MWVLDEPAMAGAGAALAAVLRPGDVVTLAGPLGAGKTTLVRGVLAALGHQGEVPSPTFAIVQPYDLTSPPVSHADLYRLEDPSELEELGLEDQLLDGALLVEWPERAGEAAWPQALRLSLQPRPDGRRALTWEVPKSWEGRWPPPHHPT
- a CDS encoding sensor histidine kinase, which translates into the protein MGGLGTVSHQGVLAAAVAGLCLLIGIALSIAALRQIAAARKAMGSARFLRELLEAGPARAVLVQADGSVELDEALARDFGVALHLPSLKALGEGPGGIEADDVERLAAMLRPAILAGDRIDLALRVKGSARLVDVRGGAAPHSFGAGTALLWISDSSNAAAERGELAARLAGTEQALGALTQLIEAAPFPMWVRDGESRLALVNDAFVTAVEAANANEVVERGIELVEGGGEAGARAGAEQALKDGRPIERVRPATIGGERRMLRLVDVPLPGGTVAGYAFDIQELEDARSELERHALSQRELSDRMTAGAIQFDPDRTLSFYNRPFAVLSEIEPEWLDERPEFDRLLERMRENHRLPEVRDFPEWKAERRGWFISAEEVHEEEWILTNGDHLRVVGQPLPDGGLRIIFEDRTEQVRLASARDTLLRVRTATFDNLFEGVAVFASDGRLTLWNRRFGDFWSLDESWLAQHPRVDELVPAFAGRLVNPTAAATLRELVRAATGERRAEQGRLNLADGRHFAFAAVPLPDGNALFTMIDVTDSSRIEAALRERATALEQADRVRTDFVANMSYELRTPLTSIGGFAEMLREGYAGALSEAAKEYVAAILESVSRLSRLIDDVLDLTQGAKGEVALERERVDLAGLIRTVTVQMEPAAKAKGLRFKVVIGEGTGSISGDHRRLRESLEHVLRNAVAYTDKGEVRLITRGDAERVEILIADTGRGIADELQARVFERFTRFSERRGEAALGLGLPLTRQFIEAHSGTVQLSSVVGKGTSVLITLPRTGPR
- a CDS encoding TonB-dependent receptor domain-containing protein, which translates into the protein MNNKMLLSATALRTLAAGIAFTMSGVAMAQATPPATPAPAADGTVCNSDNPAYNSNTGVCDKPADVVDANDPGQLSRRGADGNTADAGQDVVITGSRIRVPNLESAEPTTTVDFRQVRERNFTNVADALNELPNIRGSVTPAGAQGSFGQGTNYVNTYGLGSNRTLTLINGRRFVTSTPATNFGGAAPGTQTDLNIVPDILLDRIDIVSIGGAPVYGSDAISGVVNVILRTKYRGIEVTGNTGITEEGDNFRYNVSGLFGGDLLDGRLNLTAAVSYDNVTGLVYNSRDYLRENIGGLTNPSATTAAGASRLPGVGITQDGRLNPNIGFNSSLTDTFPGTVLGRNVGIPYLTSGGLITSSNIACTAANRATNPASCFGVASPAALFFDSSGNLRPFNQGVLFGSATSASLVGGDGSGVFQFNNFSQITSDLERKIGYGFVTFNVTDNIELFAEGTLFESQANELVQQPTFNSSLFSGASGELFFTTNSPFLTADARSTLISRGVTNFGISRASTDIADLTGYNRTRIHRGVIGTRGDFSLFGREMNFEAYFNYGKTKTNEYNQDINAQNFVNAVNVTTNAQGQIVCTTAATRTGGNGFAAGGLTPIADPNCVPFNPLGFGRASDAARDYIIEDFVTRTMQRQWVGNINVGGSLFDLPGGAFRFNAGYEHRDEKAVFDPSEFQRAGRGRSVAIVGIDGQYNLDEVFGEVFAPIVGPQNNVPGIYGLQAFGRVRRVDNTVNGTFTAFAAGGSYAPIQDIEIRGNYTRSFRAPAITELFLPIVNAFSTVPDLCQPSQINAGAAPATRAANCAAFLTRYTGPTPDPASTATVSIQTGGNPALGNETANSWTIGVILRPSFIPRFSATLDYINIDLLNPISSLTVAQVASGCFDNPSFDTSDPFNGNAFCSLIRRNANGTVVNDGTPAVRVGYVNGQRILYRGWQGTANYSVPLSGLNIPGSFSIGSDFLLTKYRLNDITGVAPSRSDGVIGDPAFAGQVRLRYANKFWGVNTTVNYVGEQLFSRLNREVGIAGSGPDAREIDKLKGYATVSGGLFFDPTDKFRFTLAVTNVFNKKGQEYYGTIIPASYVDLLGRRFSVSARVRY